A single window of Salvia splendens isolate huo1 chromosome 6, SspV2, whole genome shotgun sequence DNA harbors:
- the LOC121810068 gene encoding uncharacterized protein LOC121810068 translates to MMLVHLKIGGWPFAAPSPLPKPRRFQLLAQASIPSRTQRIMEKLPVSGEVGGAGGAYSYNALKRLDNLWASICSASSVVQEPQQVVSNVPGLFRESEMSEKCGDVFDVVVCGGTLGVFIAAALSYRSLRVGIVEKGILKGREQEWNISRKELLELAEVGVLTEDDIDCVVAASFNPNRCGFEGKGEIWVDDILNLGISPTKLIEIARKRFEFLGGVVLEGCSVSNISIYEDAAVLQLSDGRILSSRLIIDAMGNFSPVVSQIRRGRKPDGVCLVVGTCCRGFKENTTSDVIFSSASAKSVGKSVAQYFWEAFPAGSGHLDRTTYMFTYLNPEPGSPLLEELLEDYWELMPKYQNVSLHDLEVLRVIYGIFPTYRDSPLPAAFDRVLQFGDASGIQSPVSFGGFGSLTRHLGRLSAGIHEAINNDLLDSKSLSLLNPYMPNLSSSWLFQRAMSAKRHSNVSPAFINELLYANFASMEKLGDPVLRPFLQDVIQFGPLVKTLGLVMLSRPQILPSIFEQVGIPVLLDWLGHFVMLGSYTFLSCYVDPLIRPLLKRFPARMRYEWNQKLEAWKYGSGLDYEN, encoded by the exons ATGATGCTGGTGCACTTGAAAATTGGAGGCTGGCCTTTTGCAGCTCCTTCTCCGCTCCCAAAACCTAGGAGATTTCAGCTACTAGCTCAAGCTTCTATTCCTTCAAGAACCCaa aGGATAATGGAGAAATTGCCAGTGAGTGGGGAAGTTGGTGGTGCTGGCGGTGCATATTCATACAATGCTTTAAAAAGATTGGATAATTTGTGGGCTAGCATTTGCTCTGCTTCATCAG tTGTGCAAGAACCTCAGCAAGTAGTTTCCAATGTTCCTGGTCTGTTTCGAGAATCGGAGATGTCTGAGAAGTGTGGTGATGTGTTTGATGTGGTGGTTTGTGGTGGAACATTGGGGGTTTTCATTGCTGCTGCTTTGAGCTATAGAAGCCTTCGTGTTGGGATTGTCGAGAAGGGAATACTCAAAGGG AGAGAGCAAGAATGGAATATATCCAGAAAAGAGCTTTTGGAACTTGCTGAAGTCGGTGTTCTAACAGAAGACGACATTGATTGTGTTGTTGCAGCTAGTTTCAATCCC AACAGGTGTGGATTCGAAGGGAAAGGCGAGATTTGGGTTGATGACATTCTCAATCTTGGTATTTC gCCTACCAAGCTCATAGAAATCGCAAGAAAACGGTTTGAATTCCTCGGTGGTGTCGTATTGGAGGGTTGCAGTGTATCGAACATATCAATCTACGAGGATGCAGCT GTGTTACAACTATCGGATGGAAGGATTTTATCTTCACGTCTCATTATCGACGCAATGGGAAATTTTTCTCCTGTTGTTAGTCAA ATTAGGCGAGGAAGGAAGCCGGATGGCGTCTGCCTAGTGGTCGGCACTTGTTGCCGTGGTTTCAAAGAGAACACCACGAGTGATGTCATATTTAGCAGTGCTTCAGCAAAGAGTGTTGGAAAGTCAGTAGCACAGTACTTCTGGGAG GCGTTTCCTGCTGGCTCGGGGCATCTTGATCGAACCACGTATATGTTCACCTACCTCAACCCAGAACCCGGATCTCCCCTGCTGGAAGAACTGCTCGAAGATTACTGGGAACTGATGCCAAAGTATCAA AATGTATCTCTTCACGATCTAGAGGTCTTGAGGGTGATATACGGCATTTTTCCTACTTATCGTGACAG CCCGTTGCCAGCTGCTTTTGATCGCGTTCTACAG TTTGGGGATGCAAGCGGCATACAGTCCCCCGTTTCGTTTGGAGGCTTCGGGAGCTTGACAAGGCACCTCGGAAGATTATCAGCAG GTATACATGAAGCAATCAACAATGATCTTCTTGATTCCAAGAGCTTATCGTTGCTAAATCCATACATG CCAAACTTGAGCTCGTCGTGGCTGTTTCAAAGAGCCATGTCCGCGAAAAGGCACTCCAATGTTTCGCCTGCTTTCATTAACGAGCTTCTATATGCCAATTTCGCGAGCATGGAG AAGCTAGGAGATCCGGTGCTTAGACCGTTTCTTCAG GATGTCATACAATTTGGCCCTCTTGTCAAGACATTAGGCCTAGTGATGCTATCTCGACCTCAAATCTTGCCATCGATTTTTGAGCAG GTTGGAATACCAGTGCTTCTTGACTGGTTGGGACACTTTGTGATGCTTGGATCCTACACATTCCTCTCTTGTTACGTCGACCCTTTGATTAG GCCATTGTTGAAGAGATTTCCAGCAAGAATGAGATATGAATGGAATCAGAAGCTTGAGGCTTGGAAGTATGGATCTGGTCTAGATTatgaaaattaa